A stretch of the Notamacropus eugenii isolate mMacEug1 chromosome 2, mMacEug1.pri_v2, whole genome shotgun sequence genome encodes the following:
- the ELF3 gene encoding ETS-related transcription factor Elf-3 isoform X2 encodes MAASCEISNIFSNYISAMYQAEDPAPASSATLGGDDPVLTLSNAQMPLEGTASGSSDELSWIIELLEKDGLISQDIMGDSTFDHGSPFSQDLLDDSRLASPYYPGSYGTGAPSPGCSDVSTSGTGTSQSPHSDSGASDVDLDPTDNKLFSFPSDNFSDYKEGDLKYGKRKRGRPRKLSKETRECLESKKSKHAPRGTHLWEFIRDILIHPELNEGLMKWENRHEGVFKFLRSEAVAQLWGQKKKNNSMTYEKLSRAMRYYYKREILERVDGRRLVYKFGKNSSGWKEEEEVLSRN; translated from the exons ATGGCTGCATCTTGTGAGATCAGCAACATTTTCAGCAACTATATCAGCGCCATGTACCAGGCAGAAGACCCAGCTCCAGCCTCATCAGCCACCTTGGGTGGGGACGACCCAGTGCTGACCCTGAGCAATGCACAGATGCCCCTAGAGGGCACAG cATCTGGCTCATCTGATGAGCTTAGCTGGATCATTGAGCTCCTGGAGAAGGATGGACTCATTTCTCAGGATATCATGGGAGATTCCACCTTTG ATCATGGCAGCCCTTTCAGCCAAGATTTGTTGGATGATTCAAGGTTGGCCAGTCCCTATTATCCAGGAAGCTACGGGACAGGGGCTCCTTCTCCAGGCTGCTCAGATGTGTCCACTTCAG GGACTGGAACCTCCCAAAGTCCCCACTCAGACTCTGGTGCAAGTGATGTGGATTTAGACCCCACAGACAAcaaactcttctcttttcccagtg ACAACTTCTCTGACTACAAGGAAGGGGACCTGAAATATGGGAAGAGGAAACGAGGACGCCCCCGAAAGCTGAGCAAGGAGACCCGAGAGTGCCTGGAGAGCAAGAAAAGCAAACATG CTCCTAGAGGGACACACCTATGGGAGTTTATACGGGACATCCTCATCCACCCAGAGCTCAACGAGGGCCTTATGAAGTGGGAGAACCGGCATGAGGGCGTCTTTAAGTTCCTCCGATCTGAGGCTGTGGCTCAGCTGTGGggtcagaagaagaaaaataacagcATGACCTATGAGAAACTCAGTCGGGCCATGAG GTATTACTACAAACGAGAGATCTTAGAGCGGGTCGATGGCCGGAGACTAGTCTATAAATTTGGCAAGAACTCAAGTGgttggaaggaggaggaagaggtctTGAGCCGGAACTGA
- the ELF3 gene encoding ETS-related transcription factor Elf-3 isoform X1: MAASCEISNIFSNYISAMYQAEDPAPASSATLGGDDPVLTLSNAQMPLEGTDKGSWSGMLPHLWSKDQVLEWIDYQVDKNKYDAKAIDFTRCNMDGATLCNCPREELGLVFGPLGDTLFAQLQDLSSGSSDELSWIIELLEKDGLISQDIMGDSTFDHGSPFSQDLLDDSRLASPYYPGSYGTGAPSPGCSDVSTSGTGTSQSPHSDSGASDVDLDPTDNKLFSFPSDNFSDYKEGDLKYGKRKRGRPRKLSKETRECLESKKSKHAPRGTHLWEFIRDILIHPELNEGLMKWENRHEGVFKFLRSEAVAQLWGQKKKNNSMTYEKLSRAMRYYYKREILERVDGRRLVYKFGKNSSGWKEEEEVLSRN, from the exons ATGGCTGCATCTTGTGAGATCAGCAACATTTTCAGCAACTATATCAGCGCCATGTACCAGGCAGAAGACCCAGCTCCAGCCTCATCAGCCACCTTGGGTGGGGACGACCCAGTGCTGACCCTGAGCAATGCACAGATGCCCCTAGAGGGCACAG ACAAAGGCAGCTGGTCAGGAATGCTGCCCCACTTGTGGTCAAAGGACCAGGTCCTAGAATGGATTGACTATCAGGTGGATAAGAATAAATATGATGCTAAAGCCATTGACTTTACCCGATGCAATATGGATGGTGCCACGCTGTGCAACTGCCCCCGAGAAGAGCTGGGCCTGGTCTTTGGACCCCTGGGGGATACGCTCTTTGCCCAGCTGCAAGACCTCT cATCTGGCTCATCTGATGAGCTTAGCTGGATCATTGAGCTCCTGGAGAAGGATGGACTCATTTCTCAGGATATCATGGGAGATTCCACCTTTG ATCATGGCAGCCCTTTCAGCCAAGATTTGTTGGATGATTCAAGGTTGGCCAGTCCCTATTATCCAGGAAGCTACGGGACAGGGGCTCCTTCTCCAGGCTGCTCAGATGTGTCCACTTCAG GGACTGGAACCTCCCAAAGTCCCCACTCAGACTCTGGTGCAAGTGATGTGGATTTAGACCCCACAGACAAcaaactcttctcttttcccagtg ACAACTTCTCTGACTACAAGGAAGGGGACCTGAAATATGGGAAGAGGAAACGAGGACGCCCCCGAAAGCTGAGCAAGGAGACCCGAGAGTGCCTGGAGAGCAAGAAAAGCAAACATG CTCCTAGAGGGACACACCTATGGGAGTTTATACGGGACATCCTCATCCACCCAGAGCTCAACGAGGGCCTTATGAAGTGGGAGAACCGGCATGAGGGCGTCTTTAAGTTCCTCCGATCTGAGGCTGTGGCTCAGCTGTGGggtcagaagaagaaaaataacagcATGACCTATGAGAAACTCAGTCGGGCCATGAG GTATTACTACAAACGAGAGATCTTAGAGCGGGTCGATGGCCGGAGACTAGTCTATAAATTTGGCAAGAACTCAAGTGgttggaaggaggaggaagaggtctTGAGCCGGAACTGA